GCAGTCCACGCACTTACGCAGTCCACGCATTTTCGCAGTCCACGCACTTACGCAGTCTACAAACTTTCGCAGTCCACAAACTTTCGCAGTCCACGCACTTACGCAGTCCACGCACTTTCACAGTCCACACATTTTCGCAGTCTACGCACTTAGATATTCACTCACTTTTTTGTTCACGCACTGTTCCttctgagctcaattttgagtgtcatggcaaaggctgtgaatacttatgtacatgtactttttcgtttttttatttttaataaatttgcaaagatttcaaacaaacttctttcacgttgtcattatggggtattgtttgtagaattttgaggaaaataatgaatttaatccatttgggaataaggctgtaacataacaacatgtggggaaaagtgaagcgctgtgaatactttcctgTATCTCATAAAGCTCATCCTACAGTACAGTATTTGTGAACACGGttgatttttttcccagcaTTTTTGCTGCTTAAACTTCCCGACACACGAATTCCATCAAGAGTTGGAATTTTGTGGCACTTTCTGTGTGCGATATCCCCGACTAGCGAGCACGCGAAAACAAGTTTCTGTGCACAAACGACATTAACGGATGAGACGTTTTACTTAAATCTGTTAGGATTTGATGCAGTTCAGGCCCACCAGGATttcaggaggaggagcttgcaacttttcaaaattacagcagattatCCGCAGATTTGAGGGCCGGGAtgcgtcgtgtgacgtcatcacgacgcgcattcagccaaagccctcttcgattcacgtgcgtcgaataTGATcacagataaaaggtctcatttaccaacaaacatcacggcGAAAGACCAAAAACAACCACAAAGAACTCTTTTGCAGTGCAAATTGAAAAAGtgcaacaaccaaaaaaaaaaccttttgactCGTAATTGTACACGGAAATTGGTCTGTAATACGTCTCCTACCTTTGCCCCACCCACTCTCAGGTTCTCAGAACACCGGGCGGAGCTCTCCGCCTCCCGGCTACGTTCCGGAGCGGCAGCAGCGAATCGCTCGCCAGGGATCCTACACCAGCATTAACAGTGAGGGAGAGTTTATACCCGAGACCAGCGACCAGTGTGTGAGTGTCCAatcgtacacacactcacatttcagACTCACTTAAATCTATAATTCCTTTTTCTGATTCCTTTTTATACTCAGCTGCATTGTGTATGAGATTACGTAAAGAACTGAAGAACCCGAATTGAGTGGAATTTTTCGAATTGGCCAGTTGTGGTGTAAAGGACAAGCATGCATGACTACAGGCGCAAATCAAAGCTAGCAGTCCGGCAGCGATTTGACTTATTTTAACCTGAAATGAAGAACATGTGCTTTATCTGCAGGTGCTGGATCCTTGGAGCAGTGCGGAAAATTCCATATCCGGGAGCTGCCAGTCACTCGACAGCAACTCAGAAAGGTCAGAGCCTCGGCTACAAACGCATACACACAGGCAGAGGAGAAacaccgggggggggggggtctgcaTCGTGTTACATTTATATGAGGTTTAACTAAGAAaaacttgggggggggggggggtttgaagtttgttttgttgttgttgtcgttattattatttaccgtttttttttcctttcctctcgCAGCCCCTCACTTCGGAAGTCCCGCATGCACAGAGCCAGAAGTTATCCTGATAACAGGCAGGATTGTGCAGGTTTGTCTAAAGAAATATGTCACGGCTTCCTGTAAAGGGAAGTTTCGATTTTCTGGCCCCAAAATTAGCTCCACTTTCCACCTTCCCACCCGACCCGCTCCATCCGAAGCGGTCATTCCGTTATACGATCGCGCCTCGCGTTCCAGGAACGTTCCAGAAACGTTCCAGAAAACACAACGTGCCTCTTTATTAGTGCCAAACGATTACTTCCATATTCACATCTTTTCTCGAATGTTTACGGTAAAGCAAACGAAAGccgacactttttttttgtcttttgtcttaACATCTCAGACAGGGAGAATCACGTGTATGATAAGATTATAGCTAAAGGAGGGACGTACCCACGGAGATACCCGGTCTCTCCGCATCACAAAGACCTCAGTGAGGGTGAGTCgtgtatgaacacacacacacacacacacacacacacacacacagttattcaggtgatttaaaatgtgtttctgCTTTGTTTCACCTAAGGTCGGCGCACGTTTCCACGGATACGACGTCCCCAGGGTAACCTGTTCACACTGGTGCCGTCGCGTCGTTCCCTAAACGGCAGCGAGGAGAGCCTCGGAAGCTGGCAGCTGGTCGACACACACTCCCGGCTCCGCCCCAAAGACCGCCCACTGCCTCACAAGTGTACGGATGAGTCACGTGTGTCGTACGCAGCGATGTGTTTTCAGCGATGTGATCGGAATTGGGATATGATAGATGGATAGCACGTTAGGCTAGTTAGTTAGTCAGCAGTCGTTACGGTTACAGTGTGCATGTTGTGTTATGTAATAGTGATGGAATattacctctgtgtgtgtgtgtgtgtgtgtgtgtgtgtgtagtttttacAGTACTATTTATATACAAATGAATGATATCATTGTCGTAGTTTGGCATTGTTTGTAGCCATTTGATTTCACTgagtaacagtgtgtgtgactCTTTTGTAATtgtatgaaatgtgtgtgtgtgtgtgtgtgtgtgtttagcccCCACAGCTCCTGTGACATGGCGGAGAGGGAAACTGCTGGGCCAAGGTGCATTCGGCCGTGTTTATCTCTGCTACGACGTGGACACTGGACGGGAACTAGCAGCTAAACAGGTCCAGTTTGATCCAGCAAGCCCGGAGACCAGCAAggtaccatacacacacacacatgcaagcacacacacacacacacacgcacacacacacgcttttcTGAAAGTCATAAGCCTAGAATGCATTGTTTTTTTGCCCCCATGAGGCCACTGTTCTGGCATTTTATTACGCATGAGGGGAACTGAGAGGAATGAAAGCACTTTACACATACACTCTGAACAGATGGGAAGTGTTGCATGAGTTTATCAAGAATCAACTTTAAAGAGGTTaatatatatgttgtttgtgtgtgtgtgtgtgtgtgtgtgtgtgtgtgtgtgtgtattactgctgtgtttcttttttgctctttGTTCTGTCTGGGTTTCTCTCCATCCTCCTGCTCGCTTTTTCCCCCACACTCTTAAACGTTTTCCTGTCTGCCactgcaaaaacacacactgtcacttcctgtatctgtgtgtgtgtgtgtgtgtgtgtgtgtgtgtgagagagagagagagagacagagagagtgagcatgtgtatgtgtgagaaagGAGAGGTTAGGACGGGGAGGTAGGGGTGttctaacattttaatttaactgggcctctacacacacacacacacacacacacatacacacacaaatattaatgCCTTAATATGTATAAAAGGAGCGGGTTTGGCATGCACTTGCTTTaccctttgttttatttttcacttccgTCCACACAAAGCCTTGTGCTCCATGAGCTCACACTCTCtttccaagaaaaaaagaaaaaagcgtCGGGAAACCTTGTGGAAGTTTCCGTTCTGTAAATACGTAACTGCGCGTTCTGAGAACGGCTCTCGATTTTCTTCCCGCTGTTTCGCTGCAGGAGGTCAGCACTCTGGAGTGCGAGATTCAGCTACTGAAAAACCTGCATCACGAGCGCATCGTGCAGTACTACGGCTGCCTCCGAGACCACAACGAGAAGACTCTGACCATCTTCATGGAGTACATGCCCGGGGTGGGTGCTGTCATGTATACATTAGTGAAGGGTTAGAACATGTATTAAGATTTAATCTGACATGCATCACAGAGATTTAAGCACGACTCCAGCTCTTACCGCGCAGCCGAAATCACCCGGATCGCTTACAAACCTTACGGACATTTCGATACTAATAACCTTTTTCCAGGGCTCGGTGAAAGACCAGCTGAAGGCCTACGGGGCGCTAACGGAGAACGTGACCCGGAAGTACACCAGGCAGATCCTGGAGGGCATGTCCTACCTGCACAGCAACATGATCGTCCACAGGGACATTAAAGGTAGCCACACGTTACACAGAAATATTCCtataccggtcaaaagtttagacacactcattctttatttttatttcctccacccatgttttagaataataataataataataataataataaagtcatcaaaactcggGAGTAACACGAACTATGggactatgggaattatgttgtgataaaaaatcccaaataaatcaaaataatttaatattttcgcatcttcaaagtcgacgtcCATTTcgccgagaatttccagaaatgtgttcttggcgttttctcacccgattccttgaggaatttccctgagatgctttttaaacagtattaaaggagtccacaccgacgccggactcttcatcggctgcttttcCGGATATTTCGCtacgagtcgtccgtttaaaaatgattttttttttttggtaaataaaatgtccgTTTTCTAACGAAAGAAACGACTACATCGGCGCGATTATagtttttgtctacgacaccgatttcacacgtttaatcacacaccttcagatcagaacgttttttaagatcatgagaaacgcTTCAGTcgcgtgtccacaaacttttgaccggtagcgtGTATTGGAATATTTATATTCCTGTCCAACAATCTCTAATGCGACCTTGAAatctgtgcatttatttatttatttgtttgtttgtttgcttgttcatGAAAATGTGTGATGGGATATGGAGTtgtaaaatacagaataaacagTAGACttaacagtatatactgtaacgTATTGTATTGCTCTGGAACATGTTTAGGTGCCAACATCCTGCGGGATTCTGTAGGGAACGTGAAACTCGGAGACTTCGGCGCCAGCAAGCGCCTGCAGACCATCTGCATGTCCGGTACTGGAGTGCGCTCGGTCACTGGGACGCCATATTGGATGAGTCCGGAGGTCATCAGCGGAGACGGTTATGGACGCAAAGCGGACGTGTGGTAAAGCCAGAGATCACTCACTGACGTATTAGTAAACACCAGAGCGACAATGCTGagacgttgtttttttttatttttatttacagttgccTAATGGACAATTTCACTCgatatgtttgtttaaatataacGCACGCTGGTTGCTTCACAGCCTCCTGCACTCCACACCAAAGGCTTGAGCTGTTTTTGTTAGGCGTCAATTCATTACATTGAACTGATACtaaacaaacaggaaaacaaatgGAGGTAGAAACCGTGGAGAAAAACGAGTAAAATACGGCAAATATACGTAACGTAACTGGAATCTTAGCATAACACGCCAACACCTCACATTTAAACACTTCACCGAGTGAAAATGAAGATGCTAGACGCACTCGAATACCGTTTTTACGCGTGACAAGAGAACGCCACGGCTCATAGCCGAAACGTTTTCCAAAGCCAAACACGATGATGCATCTCGAGAGATATTATCAGGAGAGGATGAAGACTGGCTATATTAAAGTTGCTCCTCTCAGGGAGTGAATTagttatgattatttatttttttattattatttataaaataaggtGCCATTCCAAAATGGCTTGGctgttaaggctctgggttactgatcggaaggtcggggttcaagccccagcactgccaagctgccaccttgagcaaggcccttgaccctctctgctccagggggtgctgtatcaactaccccaacttcctaacatgctggggtatgcgaagaaaagaatttcactgtgctgtaatgtatatatgaccaataaagactcatgaACACACGTACCAGAGAtccattatcgcatgttgttgccatatggcaacattTAACAGAAAACTCAaaatacagtattgtgcaaatgACATAGGcacccttttgttttttttcttagtacaaaccttgttatagatttttattttatgacctctacattatcgagtcagtacaaaaacatttgagatttccagacatttttagttttccagcacaaaatgaaatgttacagaaacatGTTGGTATgttattaaagaaagcagcatattacttaagaaaccacttttcagacaaaaaaaaaaaacaaccccataATCATCACGAACGCGGAGACGGAAGCGGGTGCACGTGCCGATTCAGAGTTTAATAAGAGTTCAAACCAAATATAAAAGACGCTAAGCAAACGTGaacaaggaaaataaacataaaccaataCTCAGGACCCGGGAGCGCATAACGTGACAACCTGAGACGAACAAAGCCAGACACCTTGTGTTGTACAAACTGTGACTGAATACACACAGGTGCTCGTTAATCGGGATGTGAGTCAGGTGCGGGTGGTGACGTGGCCTTGACGcggaggtgcagtggctgctgggaattgaAGTCCACGGTTCCTTCCAGAGATTCATAACAATAATGAAGGCtcctgggttttgctgcaaaaattaCCATCTAATTACCTtacaaaactgcacaaattgtacccgACTACTATTTTACTTTTAAAGCAAAGGATCGTCACGCCAAATAatgactgtttactgctctttataatattttattaatgcacAAACATTTAATATCATCGTTTTCGAAGGCATCTTCGcgctacagcatttctttgcacagtactgtatataaaattgtttaaatgacaaaaaaaaaaaaatagctcagatggtgtttttttcctttaaataggTTTGCCTAAATGTAGAAAAATGTATCATATTTTGAGAACCGTCCCGAcgatgaccttcaccatgccacAGCATGTGATTGCAGAGAAGGAAGTGCAAACACCACTTCCTGGTCGTgtgaaatggcttttttttttgttatgtcaaagttaaagccccctttttccagttacataggaaaagAGTAGTTTTTATATTATTGCCTGTCAAAAATTCGAGAGAAATtaattgttgccgtatggcaacatcATGCTGTAAAGGGTTAAAGGGCATAATTACATGCCATAGTTTTGAGTTAATATATAATCAGGCTCCTGGGCATAACATTGGTCCTGGGCAGCATACTGGAGATTTCAGTCTAATTTGgggcggctgtgactcaggtggtagagcgggttgtccactaatcgtagggtcggcggttcgattcccggcccacgtgactccacatgccgaagtgtcgttgggcaagacactgaaccccaagttgctcccgatggcaagttagcgccttgaatggcagctctgctaccattggtgtgtgtgtgtgaatgggtgaatgagacacagtgtaaagcgctttggatatataagtgcagaccatttgcaGACCATAATTTCACGCTAATGAATTTGTGATTCATCCACCCATGGACTGGATTCTCACCTACTCACGGAGAAGGTCTTTCATTGTTAGCAGAGAATGAGCTAAATCGTCCTGGTTTTTAGTTTACCGAACCAATCCTGATGCCTGAATGACTACGTCTTACCACGAG
This genomic interval from Ictalurus furcatus strain D&B chromosome 2, Billie_1.0, whole genome shotgun sequence contains the following:
- the map3k3 gene encoding mitogen-activated protein kinase kinase kinase 3 isoform X3; its protein translation is MNERQALHSIMKDLVALQMTRRQPMPAYDMAKAKPANTASTANRQDDVRIKFEFCGERRILMFSRPVQFEEVQQKVKTVFGQQLDLHYMNNEMSIPLHGQDDLDKAIDLLDRSSNMKSIKILLLTEEHSNVSNMTHPSGGKQVRIKASQSMGDVSTAYQSSEPRGRHPSTSSQNTGRSSPPPGYVPERQQRIARQGSYTSINSEGEFIPETSDQCVLDPWSSAENSISGSCQSLDSNSESPSLRKSRMHRARSYPDNRQDCADRENHVYDKIIAKGGTYPRRYPVSPHHKDLSEGRRTFPRIRRPQGNLFTLVPSRRSLNGSEESLGSWQLVDTHSRLRPKDRPLPHKSPTAPVTWRRGKLLGQGAFGRVYLCYDVDTGRELAAKQVQFDPASPETSKEVSTLECEIQLLKNLHHERIVQYYGCLRDHNEKTLTIFMEYMPGGSVKDQLKAYGALTENVTRKYTRQILEGMSYLHSNMIVHRDIKGANILRDSVGNVKLGDFGASKRLQTICMSGTGVRSVTGTPYWMSPEVISGDGYGRKADVWSLGCTVVEMLTEKPPWAEYEAMAAIFKIATQPTNPVLPSHISEQTKDFVRRIFVEAKHRPSAEELLRHPFSQIFC
- the map3k3 gene encoding mitogen-activated protein kinase kinase kinase 3 isoform X1 translates to MRRNMLVLADIVTVEAVNGWCQRTKCVTTPYLNPEEDRHTHTHRNTAKMNERQALHSIMKDLVALQMTRRQPMPAYDMAKAKPANTASTANRQDDVRIKFEFCGERRILMFSRPVQFEEVQQKVKTVFGQQLDLHYMNNEMSIPLHGQDDLDKAIDLLDRSSNMKSIKILLLTEEHSNVSNMTHPSGGKQVRIKASQSMGDVSTAYQSSEPRGRHPSTSSQNTGRSSPPPGYVPERQQRIARQGSYTSINSEGEFIPETSDQCVLDPWSSAENSISGSCQSLDSNSESPSLRKSRMHRARSYPDNRQDCADRENHVYDKIIAKGGTYPRRYPVSPHHKDLSEGRRTFPRIRRPQGNLFTLVPSRRSLNGSEESLGSWQLVDTHSRLRPKDRPLPHKSPTAPVTWRRGKLLGQGAFGRVYLCYDVDTGRELAAKQVQFDPASPETSKEVSTLECEIQLLKNLHHERIVQYYGCLRDHNEKTLTIFMEYMPGGSVKDQLKAYGALTENVTRKYTRQILEGMSYLHSNMIVHRDIKGANILRDSVGNVKLGDFGASKRLQTICMSGTGVRSVTGTPYWMSPEVISGDGYGRKADVWSLGCTVVEMLTEKPPWAEYEAMAAIFKIATQPTNPVLPSHISEQTKDFVRRIFVEAKHRPSAEELLRHPFSQIFC
- the map3k3 gene encoding mitogen-activated protein kinase kinase kinase 3 isoform X2; translated protein: MLVLADIVTVEAVNGWCQRTKCVTTPYLNPEEDRHTHTHRNTAKMNERQALHSIMKDLVALQMTRRQPMPAYDMAKAKPANTASTANRQDDVRIKFEFCGERRILMFSRPVQFEEVQQKVKTVFGQQLDLHYMNNEMSIPLHGQDDLDKAIDLLDRSSNMKSIKILLLTEEHSNVSNMTHPSGGKQVRIKASQSMGDVSTAYQSSEPRGRHPSTSSQNTGRSSPPPGYVPERQQRIARQGSYTSINSEGEFIPETSDQCVLDPWSSAENSISGSCQSLDSNSESPSLRKSRMHRARSYPDNRQDCADRENHVYDKIIAKGGTYPRRYPVSPHHKDLSEGRRTFPRIRRPQGNLFTLVPSRRSLNGSEESLGSWQLVDTHSRLRPKDRPLPHKSPTAPVTWRRGKLLGQGAFGRVYLCYDVDTGRELAAKQVQFDPASPETSKEVSTLECEIQLLKNLHHERIVQYYGCLRDHNEKTLTIFMEYMPGGSVKDQLKAYGALTENVTRKYTRQILEGMSYLHSNMIVHRDIKGANILRDSVGNVKLGDFGASKRLQTICMSGTGVRSVTGTPYWMSPEVISGDGYGRKADVWSLGCTVVEMLTEKPPWAEYEAMAAIFKIATQPTNPVLPSHISEQTKDFVRRIFVEAKHRPSAEELLRHPFSQIFC